One Littorina saxatilis isolate snail1 linkage group LG12, US_GU_Lsax_2.0, whole genome shotgun sequence genomic region harbors:
- the LOC138981270 gene encoding uncharacterized protein isoform X2 — MIRMVNVPVAKTFGHPDGPNNVVNVTHFRRGRWRCQDVTENEPETTATTEERQTPPQNRRSDDEGCGQMRPPGLTTQRSAEVDGPSARDKGKGKKTTDTTAKQTDETENNPTTSDHDRNTNTNEDNEDFPISLNSNTNASPRRHTAKKNTSSRITEQQISDTDGDAEKEEDGLSRTEILVVVFVVCVVLLSCLLPLWSASLDSWNILHVLWRLVFQGILVAFSVCLVILGLQVQFSSYHLRRWIARVFQLELKDEGAQSRLDQKPQETVSYKTSDTQLGDGDKEANYHLSREQRARNEPRTPTTEATRTEATRIEANIEETRDTVTSEAARDIANQKKEHVSIEEQVSQKANETKEETTANTEKCVQVTNQDKRHKNALKKMYRKFLQIRRKYKSEMWSLKRTDQEANAVLSRVQLALPALEKEKQALLAELEAIHKQHQEERRRNQDLIARLQRLNQQFMRVGTPQVLSFTEVAGSQSYEANITSTVGQLQEHQHQHNDPHHQQQPPHYNHHQQKQQQQQQQQSRLPTTGQKEADVKTEACHRGNNIWGNPAPYSNGLGQHSSSAQNTSRPLSQQQKQ; from the exons ATGATCAGGATGGTCAATGTTCCTGTGGCCAAGACGTTCGGGCATCCTGATGGCCCAAACAATGTCGTCAACGTCACCCATTTTAGACGCGGGCGCTGGAGATGTCAGGATGTGACGGAGAACGAGCCAGAGACTACAGCGACGACTGAGGAGCGACAAACTCCGCCACAGAACCGACGCAGTGACGACGAAGGGTGTGGACAGATGCGGCCACCTGGGCTGACCACCCAGAGGTCCGCTGAAGTGGACGGTCCATCTG CGAGAGACAAAGGAAAAGGGAAGAAGACGACGGACACAACTGCAAAGCAAACAGATGAAACCGAGAACAACCCGACTACTTCTGACCATGACAGAAACACTAACACCAACGAGGACAACGAGGACTTTCCCATTTCTCTGAACTCAAACACCAACGCTTCGCCCAGGAGGCATACAGCCAAGAAAAACACATCCAGCCGCATCACAGAACAACAGATAAG CGACACAGACGGAGATGCGGAAAAGGAGGAAGATGGTCTGAGCAGAACTGAGATACTGGTGGTGGTCTTTGTGGTGTGCGTGGTTCTCTTGTCTTGTTTGCTCCCGTTGTGGTCAGCCTCTCTCGACAGCTGGAACATTCTGCACGTGTTGTGG AGACTAGTGTTCCAGGGAATACTTGTCGCTTTCTCCGTCTGCCTTGTGATTCTTGGACTGCAAG TGCAATTTTCAAGCTACCACTTGCGTCGGTGGATTGCACGAGTTTTTCAGCTGGAACTGAAAGATGAAGGAGCCCAGTCTCGCTTAGACCAAAAACCACAAGAAACGGTGAGCTACAAAACTTCGGACACTCAACTCGGCGATGGAGATAAGGAAGCGAACTATCATTTGTCTAGAGAACAACGCGCAAGGAACGAACCACGCACACCCACAACAGAAGCCACAAGAACTGAGGCCACGCGAATCGAAGCCAACATCGAGGAGACCAGGGACACCGTTACTTCAGAAGCTGCTAGAGATATAGCCAATCAAAAGAAGGAACACGTCAGCATTGAAGAACAGGTCTCCCAAAAGGCCAATGAGACGAAGGAAGAGACAACTGCCAACacagaaaaatgtgttcaagtgACCAACCAGGATAAGCGACACAAGAACGCCCTGAAAAAGATGTACAGGAAGTTTCTCCAGATTCGACGAAAGTACAAGTCTGAAA TGTGGAGCCTGAAGCGCACAGACCAAGAAGCCAACGCGGTGTTGAGCCGCGTGCAGCTGGCCCTGCCGGCCCTGGAGAAGGAGAAGCAGGCGCTGCTGGCCGAGCTGGAGGCCATCCACAAGCAGCACCAGGAGGAAAGGCGTCGCAACCAGGACCTCATCGCCAGGCTGCAGCGCCTCAACCAGCAGTTCATGCGTGTCGGTACTCCTCAGGTGCTTTCGTTTACAGAGGTTGCGGGATCACAGAGCTACGAG GCGAACATAACCTCGACTGTAGGGCAGCTACAAGAACACCAGCATCAGCACAACGACCCCCATCACCAGCAGCAGCCTCCTCACTACAACCACCACCAGCagaaacagcagcagcagcagcagcagcaatccAGACTTCCCACGACGGGACAGAAGGAAGCAGACGTGAAAACAGAAGCATGTCACCGGGGCAACAACATATGGGGAAACCCTGCCCCATATAGCAATGGTCTCGGTCAGCACAGTTCTTCGGCGCAG AATACATCGCGACCACTCTCACAACAGCAAAAGCAGTGA
- the LOC138981270 gene encoding uncharacterized protein isoform X1, which produces MIRMVNVPVAKTFGHPDGPNNVVNVTHFRRGRWRCQDVTENEPETTATTEERQTPPQNRRSDDEGCGQMRPPGLTTQRSAEVDGPSVSIARDKGKGKKTTDTTAKQTDETENNPTTSDHDRNTNTNEDNEDFPISLNSNTNASPRRHTAKKNTSSRITEQQISDTDGDAEKEEDGLSRTEILVVVFVVCVVLLSCLLPLWSASLDSWNILHVLWRLVFQGILVAFSVCLVILGLQVQFSSYHLRRWIARVFQLELKDEGAQSRLDQKPQETVSYKTSDTQLGDGDKEANYHLSREQRARNEPRTPTTEATRTEATRIEANIEETRDTVTSEAARDIANQKKEHVSIEEQVSQKANETKEETTANTEKCVQVTNQDKRHKNALKKMYRKFLQIRRKYKSEMWSLKRTDQEANAVLSRVQLALPALEKEKQALLAELEAIHKQHQEERRRNQDLIARLQRLNQQFMRVGTPQVLSFTEVAGSQSYEANITSTVGQLQEHQHQHNDPHHQQQPPHYNHHQQKQQQQQQQQSRLPTTGQKEADVKTEACHRGNNIWGNPAPYSNGLGQHSSSAQNTSRPLSQQQKQ; this is translated from the exons ATGATCAGGATGGTCAATGTTCCTGTGGCCAAGACGTTCGGGCATCCTGATGGCCCAAACAATGTCGTCAACGTCACCCATTTTAGACGCGGGCGCTGGAGATGTCAGGATGTGACGGAGAACGAGCCAGAGACTACAGCGACGACTGAGGAGCGACAAACTCCGCCACAGAACCGACGCAGTGACGACGAAGGGTGTGGACAGATGCGGCCACCTGGGCTGACCACCCAGAGGTCCGCTGAAGTGGACGGTCCATCTG TGTCTATAGCGAGAGACAAAGGAAAAGGGAAGAAGACGACGGACACAACTGCAAAGCAAACAGATGAAACCGAGAACAACCCGACTACTTCTGACCATGACAGAAACACTAACACCAACGAGGACAACGAGGACTTTCCCATTTCTCTGAACTCAAACACCAACGCTTCGCCCAGGAGGCATACAGCCAAGAAAAACACATCCAGCCGCATCACAGAACAACAGATAAG CGACACAGACGGAGATGCGGAAAAGGAGGAAGATGGTCTGAGCAGAACTGAGATACTGGTGGTGGTCTTTGTGGTGTGCGTGGTTCTCTTGTCTTGTTTGCTCCCGTTGTGGTCAGCCTCTCTCGACAGCTGGAACATTCTGCACGTGTTGTGG AGACTAGTGTTCCAGGGAATACTTGTCGCTTTCTCCGTCTGCCTTGTGATTCTTGGACTGCAAG TGCAATTTTCAAGCTACCACTTGCGTCGGTGGATTGCACGAGTTTTTCAGCTGGAACTGAAAGATGAAGGAGCCCAGTCTCGCTTAGACCAAAAACCACAAGAAACGGTGAGCTACAAAACTTCGGACACTCAACTCGGCGATGGAGATAAGGAAGCGAACTATCATTTGTCTAGAGAACAACGCGCAAGGAACGAACCACGCACACCCACAACAGAAGCCACAAGAACTGAGGCCACGCGAATCGAAGCCAACATCGAGGAGACCAGGGACACCGTTACTTCAGAAGCTGCTAGAGATATAGCCAATCAAAAGAAGGAACACGTCAGCATTGAAGAACAGGTCTCCCAAAAGGCCAATGAGACGAAGGAAGAGACAACTGCCAACacagaaaaatgtgttcaagtgACCAACCAGGATAAGCGACACAAGAACGCCCTGAAAAAGATGTACAGGAAGTTTCTCCAGATTCGACGAAAGTACAAGTCTGAAA TGTGGAGCCTGAAGCGCACAGACCAAGAAGCCAACGCGGTGTTGAGCCGCGTGCAGCTGGCCCTGCCGGCCCTGGAGAAGGAGAAGCAGGCGCTGCTGGCCGAGCTGGAGGCCATCCACAAGCAGCACCAGGAGGAAAGGCGTCGCAACCAGGACCTCATCGCCAGGCTGCAGCGCCTCAACCAGCAGTTCATGCGTGTCGGTACTCCTCAGGTGCTTTCGTTTACAGAGGTTGCGGGATCACAGAGCTACGAG GCGAACATAACCTCGACTGTAGGGCAGCTACAAGAACACCAGCATCAGCACAACGACCCCCATCACCAGCAGCAGCCTCCTCACTACAACCACCACCAGCagaaacagcagcagcagcagcagcagcaatccAGACTTCCCACGACGGGACAGAAGGAAGCAGACGTGAAAACAGAAGCATGTCACCGGGGCAACAACATATGGGGAAACCCTGCCCCATATAGCAATGGTCTCGGTCAGCACAGTTCTTCGGCGCAG AATACATCGCGACCACTCTCACAACAGCAAAAGCAGTGA
- the LOC138981270 gene encoding adenylate cyclase, terminal-differentiation specific-like isoform X3: protein MIRMVNVPVAKTFGHPDGPNNVVNVTHFRRGRWRCQDVTENEPETTATTEERQTPPQNRRSDDEGCGQMRPPGLTTQRSAEVDGPSVSIARDKGKGKKTTDTTAKQTDETENNPTTSDHDRNTNTNEDNEDFPISLNSNTNASPRRHTAKKNTSSRITEQQISDTDGDAEKEEDGLSRTEILVVVFVVCVVLLSCLLPLWSASLDSWNILHVLWRLVFQGILVAFSVCLVILGLQVQFSSYHLRRWIARVFQLELKDEGAQSRLDQKPQETVSYKTSDTQLGDGDKEANYHLSREQRARNEPRTPTTEATRTEATRIEANIEETRDTVTSEAARDIANQKKEHVSIEEQVSQKANETKEETTANTEKCVQVTNQDKRHKNALKKMYRKFLQIRRKYKSEMWSLKRTDQEANAVLSRVQLALPALEKEKQALLAELEAIHKQHQEERRRNQDLIARLQRLNQQFMRANITSTVGQLQEHQHQHNDPHHQQQPPHYNHHQQKQQQQQQQQSRLPTTGQKEADVKTEACHRGNNIWGNPAPYSNGLGQHSSSAQNTSRPLSQQQKQ from the exons ATGATCAGGATGGTCAATGTTCCTGTGGCCAAGACGTTCGGGCATCCTGATGGCCCAAACAATGTCGTCAACGTCACCCATTTTAGACGCGGGCGCTGGAGATGTCAGGATGTGACGGAGAACGAGCCAGAGACTACAGCGACGACTGAGGAGCGACAAACTCCGCCACAGAACCGACGCAGTGACGACGAAGGGTGTGGACAGATGCGGCCACCTGGGCTGACCACCCAGAGGTCCGCTGAAGTGGACGGTCCATCTG TGTCTATAGCGAGAGACAAAGGAAAAGGGAAGAAGACGACGGACACAACTGCAAAGCAAACAGATGAAACCGAGAACAACCCGACTACTTCTGACCATGACAGAAACACTAACACCAACGAGGACAACGAGGACTTTCCCATTTCTCTGAACTCAAACACCAACGCTTCGCCCAGGAGGCATACAGCCAAGAAAAACACATCCAGCCGCATCACAGAACAACAGATAAG CGACACAGACGGAGATGCGGAAAAGGAGGAAGATGGTCTGAGCAGAACTGAGATACTGGTGGTGGTCTTTGTGGTGTGCGTGGTTCTCTTGTCTTGTTTGCTCCCGTTGTGGTCAGCCTCTCTCGACAGCTGGAACATTCTGCACGTGTTGTGG AGACTAGTGTTCCAGGGAATACTTGTCGCTTTCTCCGTCTGCCTTGTGATTCTTGGACTGCAAG TGCAATTTTCAAGCTACCACTTGCGTCGGTGGATTGCACGAGTTTTTCAGCTGGAACTGAAAGATGAAGGAGCCCAGTCTCGCTTAGACCAAAAACCACAAGAAACGGTGAGCTACAAAACTTCGGACACTCAACTCGGCGATGGAGATAAGGAAGCGAACTATCATTTGTCTAGAGAACAACGCGCAAGGAACGAACCACGCACACCCACAACAGAAGCCACAAGAACTGAGGCCACGCGAATCGAAGCCAACATCGAGGAGACCAGGGACACCGTTACTTCAGAAGCTGCTAGAGATATAGCCAATCAAAAGAAGGAACACGTCAGCATTGAAGAACAGGTCTCCCAAAAGGCCAATGAGACGAAGGAAGAGACAACTGCCAACacagaaaaatgtgttcaagtgACCAACCAGGATAAGCGACACAAGAACGCCCTGAAAAAGATGTACAGGAAGTTTCTCCAGATTCGACGAAAGTACAAGTCTGAAA TGTGGAGCCTGAAGCGCACAGACCAAGAAGCCAACGCGGTGTTGAGCCGCGTGCAGCTGGCCCTGCCGGCCCTGGAGAAGGAGAAGCAGGCGCTGCTGGCCGAGCTGGAGGCCATCCACAAGCAGCACCAGGAGGAAAGGCGTCGCAACCAGGACCTCATCGCCAGGCTGCAGCGCCTCAACCAGCAGTTCATGCGT GCGAACATAACCTCGACTGTAGGGCAGCTACAAGAACACCAGCATCAGCACAACGACCCCCATCACCAGCAGCAGCCTCCTCACTACAACCACCACCAGCagaaacagcagcagcagcagcagcagcaatccAGACTTCCCACGACGGGACAGAAGGAAGCAGACGTGAAAACAGAAGCATGTCACCGGGGCAACAACATATGGGGAAACCCTGCCCCATATAGCAATGGTCTCGGTCAGCACAGTTCTTCGGCGCAG AATACATCGCGACCACTCTCACAACAGCAAAAGCAGTGA
- the LOC138981271 gene encoding uncharacterized protein, translating into MMDVFFCEHSVMAPEQSTSAELSRDTQQKTRDSFLLSFTPNKPTSLGTSSSTKHPASGSGISLAPVTSNAGSKASPSPSLLHAQGIALPRIATQPNQQRPRQPPPGFQNFTYLDRTTLAPQSGRFCSATNVGTKYFEKSRTHEMTNADLKPTPAKEKVCVAFGTSSQVFPQPTTTSKLSMVPVHSPVTFAPSPPSQLRSLKTHVIPRVPATLDPLRGDTDPSPKKTGGKKVYEADCIEDRDSDGNFAVQDNLRQANRRLRKYLSKSDQLRHLTESKCRMLGALCVRRNLLTSDVVTMMQLVQTSRQRLDEQRVANKELMKYIDLLTGLEPCGNSFAATASSQSYKHDVALTTGNNSHGNS; encoded by the exons ATGATGGATGTTTTCTTCTGTGAACATTCTGTCATGGCTCCTGAACAGAGTACAAGTGCCGAACTGAGTCGAG ATACACAGCAGAAGACCAGAGACTCCTTCCTCCTGAGCTTTACCCCAAACAAACCCACATCACTCGGTACGTCCTCGTCAACGAAGCATCCCGCCTCTGGATCCGGAATCTCCTTAGCGCCAGTCACCAGCAACGCAGGGTCCAAGGCTTCCCCCAGTCCCTCGCTTCTACATGCTCAGGGTATTGCATTACCTAGGATAGCCACGCAGCCCAACCAACAGAGACCGCGTCAGCCTCCGCCCGGGTTTCAAAACTTCACATATCTCGACAGAACTACCTTGGCTCCTCAGTCGGGCCGTTTCTGTTCCGCCACCAATGTTGGTACGAAGTATTTTGAAAAGAGTCGGACTCATGAGATGACCAACGCTGACCTTAAGCCTACTCCTGcaaaagagaaagtgtgtgttgcCTTCGGAACCTCATCTCAAGTGTTTCCTCAGCCTACCACGACGTCGAAGCTCTCCATGGTCCCGGTACACAGTCCTGTCACATTCGCCCCTTCTCCGCCCTCTCAGCTAAGGTCGCTGAAGACGCACGTGATACCAAGAGTTCCTGCTACGCTGGATCCTTTGAGAGGAGATACAGATCCCAGCCCAAAAAAGACAGGAGGCAAAAAAGTGTATGAAGCAGACTGTATCGAGGACAGGGACTCTGATGGTAATTTTGCGGTGCAGGACAACCTGCGACAGGCGAATAGACGTCTCAGAAAATACCTGAGTAAAT CTGATCAGCTTCGTCATCTGACAGAAAGTAAGTGCAGGATGTTGGGTGCACTGTGCGTGCGCCGTAACCTTTTGACCTCTGACGTCGTGACCATGATGCAGCTCGTGCAGACTTCTCGTCAGCGATTGGACGAACAGAGAGTGGCCAACAAAGAACTAATGAAATATATTGACCTTCTCACCGGGTTAGAGCCTTGTGGAAATTCATTTGCGGCGACAGCGAGTTCTCAGAGCTACAAACATGACGTTGCCTTGACAACGGGCAATAACAGTCATGGCAACAGTTGA
- the LOC138981272 gene encoding vacuolar-sorting protein SNF8-like, whose protein sequence is MRRGTGVGAIKNKNLAQARYKDKGSVIAEDQFSQMTKQMDVFKKNLEEFAAKHKEDIRKDPQFRLQFQEMCASIGVDPLASSKGFWAEMLGVGDFYYELGVQIVEVCLATSHRNGGLISLEELRDRVVASRGRTSQDISYDDLLRAIKKLRILGNGFTVLTVGILQLVQSVPGELTMDHTNILQCAQKSGHVSKSQLHKELKWEAERAHRALDFLVKESMAWVDDQAGGERLYWFPSLFPAAAAS, encoded by the exons ATGAGGAGAGGAACCGGTGTCGGGGCTATCAAGAACAAGAATTTGGCCCAG GCACGATACAAGGATAAAGGGTCCGTAATTGCAGAGGATCAGTTCTCACAG ATGACCAAACAAATGGATGTTTTTAAGAAGAACCTGGAGGAGTTTGCAGCCAAGCACAAGGAGGACATTCGAAAGGACCCCCAGTTCCGTCTGCAGTTCCAGGAAATGTGCGCCTCCATTGGCGTTGACCCTCTGGCTT CCAGCAAAGGGTTCTGGGCAGAGATGCTGGGTGTTGGAGACTTTTACTATGAGCTTGGCGTTCAGATTGTTGAGGTGTGCTTGGCCACCAGTCACAGAAATGGAG GGTTAATCAGCCTTGAGGAACTGAGGGACAGGGTGGTGGCGTCCCGTGGCAGGACCTCACAAGACATCAGCTA TGATGACCTGCTGCGTGCAATCAAAAAGCTGCGCATCCTTGGCAACGGTTTCACGGTTTTGACAGTTGGAATTCTGCAGCTTGTGCAGTCGGTGCCAGGGGAGCTAACCATGGATCACACCAACATACTGCAGTGTGCACAG AAATCCGGTCATGTCAGCAAGTCTCAGCTTCACAAAGAGCTGAAATGGGAAGCAGAGCGTGCACATCGAGCATTG GATTTCCTGGTAAAGGAAAGCATGGCGTGGGTGGACGACCAAGCCGGTGGAGAACGTCTCTACTGGTTTCCAAGTCTTTTCCCCGCTGCTGCCGCCAGCTGA